The Camelus bactrianus isolate YW-2024 breed Bactrian camel chromosome 1, ASM4877302v1, whole genome shotgun sequence genome segment CTTTAGTATACAGCCTGCTAGTGACGAATAGGATTCAAGATTGTTCAAATACTCATAGAGAACTTTTAATATTGCCAATTTGGTTTCTAAAAGATGAACTAACTAGATGAGCTCATAAGTTTGGTCAAGGAAACGAAGAAAAACATTGTATCCTGCACCTCCTCTATAGTTAAATTAACTTTTAAGCAGAGTACCTTCTTTCCTTAAAATGGTATATAGCTTCCTGTGCCCTTTCAAAGgtattaatttttacattaaaaacaaagaaaaacattatagtcaggtatctttttgaagctCAGCGATTTAACACACGATTTAATTTATATTACTTAGATTCCTTTATAAACTCATATGTCTTGAGTTTTTGAAGATAGCAAATAAGAGTAAAAGCTGTGACTAAATTCAGCTATGCAGCAAATTACTTTCAATAAATCAGGAAAATTTAATTCAAAGTCCACAAATTCCAAAACATCCCTTCTCCCCTATAGACTGTATCTTCCCAAATGTTGGACTTAAGCTTCCATCACAAATTAATGTAAAACAGGCCATATTTCTTTGAGATTTAAATTCTAGGCTGTTAAAGCAGTTATTGATTCTTACTAACTTTATGCTCTCAACTATTCCTGAAGCGGACTTTGATTCTAGATGAATAGTTTTCACTGAGGAAACTGTTTTAAATTTAGAGAATTGGAAAGGTTGAGAACTTCTGTCCCAGTAACAGATTTCGTATTCTCTGACTTCACATTCCTCAATGTTCTATCAAAATAACtacacatacatttaaaaatctgactCAAGGCCTTTTTTCCATAGGGCTATGCTACTTGGCTGTATCTTAAACTAGGACTAAATTCCTATAGTACAGCATTGTAAGGGAAGTCCAATTCAGGACCCTCTGCCACACGGTTTATTTCCCGAAAAAATTCTCATAGGCTCACCACTCCTACTCACTACAGTACCCAACTTCCCAGGAATGTTCacatcacacagctagaaaaGCACCTATCTGGGAAATGGATTAGTGTTATGAGCCCACCTAGCTGAAAAACTCAATTATAAGAGCAGAACTATTAGGCCCACTCCCTATTTCTTTAACATTCTGAATAACAGCGCTTTCTAACCTTCATTTAGCAAATTAAGCCCTTTAGAAGAGTCTTTTCCAACTTTCTTGCTTTGGTTGTCAACAAAGTCCAACATTTTCTCCAAGCATAATGTGGTAGCCAGGTCCACTGATCTCCACCTTCTGGTATTAATATCCTGTGTATTCTCCTCCCAAACTGTACCAGGCTGGTACAATAGTTAGTCTGTGTAACTAACGAAATATGGCAGAAATAATAGGTATGTTATTCTGAAGGTAGGTCATACAAGCGTATGGTTTCTGCTCACTCTCTTGGATCACTTGCTCTGGGGCAAGCCAGCTGCCAGCTGTTAAGACAGGCAGCCCTGTGGAGACACCCACATAGTGAGGAACTGAGTTCCTCCAATAGCCAAGTGAGTCAGTCATCTCAGAAGTGGCTCACCCAGCCCTAGTCAAGCCTTCAAGATGATGTAGCCCTGGCTGACAGTTCTGTAACCCGATGAGACCTCAAGCCAGAGCCATCCAGCTAAGCTGCCCTTGGACTGCAGATTCAGAAACTATATACGacgataaatgtttgttgttttaagctgtcaAATTTTGGGATTATGTGATTAAGACACATCTGACAAAGATCACCCATTGTTTCTTGAATGGAATAAGCAAAACTCTAATTCTAACCCTTTTTACTAAGATATTGAGTTAATTTTGTTAAAGACAAAATTCTAAATTCATGTTTGTTTGATActcagaaaaaaacttaaaaaataattcccaATTCATTCAACATAACTATCCTTTCTCactgttgagagaaaaaaatgtgaatatacATTATCTGTAGTCAATGTACAATGCTAATTAGATGACAACCTAAggtgtcagtttttttttttttttaaaacaacaatttactttcaaaatatagCAGCAGTTAAGACAGCTCTTTAGATCTTATATTTTCTCTCACTGGGACTGAACTACAGATTCTGGGCAGTGTTTGTAGCAAGTTCCAAATGGTCTGAATTAGGAGGGTCTGATTACACTTGGCCTATTTTAGTTAGTTTTAAAGTTAGATTTTAAAGAAAGGTGAAAATAAATAACGTAGTATGGGCAATAGTAAACAGTGACTACATATAGTTGCTGATCTCAGAATTCAACACAAAATGGGGTTTTCTTTGACATTTACCAGACATCACAGATAACTACCAGAACATCACATAAGTTTATTTCAGATGTAACAGCAATGTTAAAATCAACAAGTTTAAATCTTAACTGCACCAAGTAAACTTAGccatttaagtatttttaaagttattcccTCCAAAAAACTGAGGGAGCTTTTCTTTTCCACCCCACATACCATGGTTTCCCAATAGTTCTGTTTTTGGAGGACTTTCAATTGATGAATAAACTGCTTTGGGGGTATTTCAGAACTTCTTTCCCCAAATGAAAACTAATCTGGACAAATTATATATTGCATAGATTACTCAGCAGATTCTTTTCTTTAGAACCTCAATGCAACTACCatacagtataatttttaacctatttgCCCCACAGAAAAAACTATCTGTCCTGAAAAAAATGATGGATATATCCTGTGATCTTCCAgttaaaagaattgttttaccTCACTGATAATTTTTATCATGTTTCAAAATAACCAACTCAACATGGGACATTATTTCAGTCTTTACTGACCCATAAGCATATGAACTAGTGCCCAGCTTCTACCTTTTCTacatcctcctcctccattaaGTGGATGGAATTAATATAAGTTTGAAGTAGGACAATTATCCCTTTACAAACATTTACAATTTAGGTGAAAGTCATTGACTAGTGTGAAAAAAGAAACACTATGATAGGGAGCCTACACACTCAgttcaaaattttatattttttcctccatAAATAACATGTACTTAATTGTCATGAGGCAGCTATTCGGTTTTCAATAACCACATTTAGGGATACATTCATAGGACTGAGTAGATAGTCCAGGTGAAATGGTTATAGAAATAGAGGCAGTGTCATCTCACAAAACTCATTTATATATCAAAATCTATTATGATATCTGGACATTTACAAAAAGGATGAATTCTTCAAACTAATTATGCCTTCTGTAACTCAAGCACTCTTCTCTTGGCAAGAGCAAGCTGAAGCTTATCTATGAAGGTAAAGGTGCTTAATGCTAAATTTTTCTAAGCTTAGACTTGGACTGCTTAATAATCTGACACCCAAGAAACCAGCATAGTCTTTCTACATTTTTACTATCCTAAGATTAGAACCCTATAAACTCATTCTTCAAATATCTTCCTTTTCTATATTATTCTTGGCACTCAACTAAGACTGTTGAAGTCTACTATACCTTGTACTTTCACATTCTCAAATAAGAACTTAAGATCATAAAATGTGCATAAGCatcatgtaaaataattttgtcaCTCAACATATTTGGAGAGATGAGACTTTTATGCCAGAATTTACATAAGAGGATAAATATTATGAATCAATCTTCCTTTCAAAGTCAAATGAAAATTCAAGCCCTGTGCATTGTTTTAATTAAGtctaatgaaaacatttcttgGGCCACCAGTATTGGCaatctagaaaattttaaatattggagATGGGACTATGgaggaaaacatgaaaatttCAAATGTCTTCTATCTTACAGAAAGTTATCAACCTGTCAAAGCTACTCCCTATGTGCCAGAAAATGATCGGACATAAACCAGTCCCGTCAGTAGAGGAGGTCACAGTGACATTTGCGTTATTAACACTCACTTTTCCAAGAATAGAAGCAATATGTTTAACAATCCCCACTCCCCCAAATCCTTAAACTCAATATCATAGGCACAGAATGTAAGCAAATCTGGGATGTTCTCCAACAGATAAGCAATAGCACAACTATGTTATTCTCAAAAATACTGTCTAGATATTCTTTCCTATATAATCAAATGCTCAGTGGCCACACTTCTAACAGCCTGCATTAGCTGACTTTAAATGAATTTATTGTGTCACAAGTCCATCTAAGCTTCcttttaggtatttttaaatatgtcCAAGAGACAATACCTGTTTCAGGTTTATTTAGGGGCATCGATCTATAAGGACATCAACTCCATTTTTTAAGGTTAGACTAACTATTGTGggtttactgaagaaaaaggacaggagaaaaaaaaaaagcgaatCACAACAAACCTCTTTAGGTTAGTTAAAGGACTTATCTCTAGctgggatattaaaaaaaattaatctcaccAGCCCACACTCTAAAAGTTAATGCCACTAATAACAATCAACAGCAGGAAAAGTAAACCTGCCAACAACCAGCCCACTCATTAGCAAAAAAGCAGTTTAACTCAAATACTGAGACCAAAGTATAACACTACCTACCCAAACTGTCCCACCCACCCTCAGCCGCcagcaaggaaggaagaaataactgctgaacagaacaaaataagCTTAGTATTTCTTACAAGGATAACAATGGTCCAACTCCTGAGATAATACTCAGAAGGACAAAAGGTGGAGTGAAGGCAATGTACAGGGATTAGTATCCCACAAACAGTCTTGAAACATCCAAAGTACCACAAGCACACTAAACTTGTCTATGAATTAGAGGACAGGAtattgctgctgcttctttttgtccTTTGAAATATACAATACTTTGTAGACTCTGCCCTTCAATGTGAAAGCAGGACacttaaggaaaaagaaattgacaCCCCAATTTTGAGACCATATATCTTAACTGTGAAACTAAACAGATCTATACCTTTTCCTTCCTACAATCAAAACACCTCACAAAAATAGGAAAACTAAAACAACCCAAACATGATTAATTTTCAAAGTCCTTGAAAGTTTAAAACTTTTAgcgaaagggaaggaaggaaaagaggaaaaacaagaatAAGGAAGGGGGAAGGCTTTAAaagaaagaggggggaaaaaaatcaatgggcCTCTCTTTTATTTGGCGACAAGCAAGTGCAAGAAAGTTCATTTGTAACTTGTTCAGTTGTCTGTCTTTTGCACATCTGCGTTCTGGCCAGAAGGGACTTTGAGGTTTTTCTGCAGCACATGAGCATCTGCAGGCTCTATTCTCTTATAGTAGTTCTTCTTTGTCTCAATAATCTCAAAGCCAAACTTCCTGTAGAAGTCAATTGCAGACTCATTGCTGATCTGGACATGCCTGAGATATAacagggcaacagaaaaaaataaataaaaataaattaagattcCATCAGCTTTTATCTGTCCTTCACAGATAGCTTCAAATTGGTTGGCACTGGAATACCGCAGATATTTTAGATTCTCTTTAGTAATCAACAAAGATTTAGGTATtcatttcagggaaacttttGATAACAAATTTACACTTCTAACTCTTAACATTTGCAAGACAGCTGGCTGAGATTAGGAAATGCAGGAATAGTGCTTACTCTTAAAATCAATCAAGAttgggggagggaatagctcagtggtagaatgcatgcttagcatgcatgaggtcctgggttcaatccccagtacctcagttaaaataaataaacctaattacctcccctccacccccaccaaatcaatcaatcaatcaatcagtcagtcagtcagtcagtcaaggTTAAAGTACCCTagctatcataacattttgtattGTAAGGGGAGAAAGATTCCTGTAATaacacataaaaaacaaacaaaagactagGGTCTCAAATGCTTGAATATATCCTCCTTCTGACTGATAAAAAACATGCTAGATTTTGATAGTAAATAATTTGTGCTTCCTCAATTACTCCTCAAAAGAGCATTATATAATTTACTCTCTCCTCTGCCAAAGTGAAAACGAGAATAATCTTAGTATCTGTACTTTAAAGACTCCACAGTTGTGATCTCAGCCTTGGCTCTGAGGTCTCTTAAGATCCAAGTACAGATCAGCTAGGTACTCTCTGACTTTGACTATTAAATTCTACTACTAACTGAGCATGTCACTGAGCCTTGAGCAGAACTCAGAGAGTGCAAACAGATGGCATGAGAAAAGTAATATTAATGGTATTAATTTCTCAAATGATGAAGACTTGAATTTTAATCTTGGTTTCACATCTGTGAGTTTGGAGCTCCCACTCCAACGTAATAAAGCAAAACGAGAATGTTTATCTCCCAGGCTCCTTGTCTATtattaaaccaaaacaaaataaacttctAACTACTACTTCTATGGTATTTCCAAAAGACAATGAAATGAGTGACTGgattttagattttcttgtaaaACTTTTCATTGCCAATTTATTAAATTCTTTAGATAAGAAGATTAAATATGACTTTACTTACAGATAGATGTTGTCAAAAGTGCCATCTTTTTCACAGATGTTTAAGACATGATTTAACATTTTAGTTCCTATTAACAAGACAAAGAAGTAAGTAATCTCATAAAAATCAatctttaaattatatacatcCAACCCCCACCTTGACACTTACTGAGTCCTAATAGAATCTGAGGTAAACACTAAACATCCTGAATTTCCAAAATTGTTCTCTCTACATTACCTACTGTGTTTCAAACTGGTAGCAGAAAAGCAATCTTTATATACAGCCcttccaggaagaaggaaaacagaaaaggcaaaaaggATATTAATAACAAATATATAAAGGGCTTTCGATTGAATTACGTTAACAAATAAACAGTTCTTTTTCACCTTATTTTACAAGTAATTCAGTATCCCTTTCCCAATATTCCTAGAAGAGACAGTTTGACTTACTGGGTCAGAAACTGTAGCAATGTACTTAtgtttctttgaagaaaaaaataaaaacagggacaaaaacacaaacaatttTACCTATTCCTAGCCTTCGGTATGGTGCCAGACATCCTAGCGTCATGATGTAAAGTCTCTTCTGGTTCTGTGAATGATCCACCCTACAGCATACTGCACCTACTGCAATGTCATTGAAATAGGCTGCcatggaaaatataaagatacaaagTTCAACAGACAAAATGAcactttttgttgatttttttcccctccctttctaTAAGGACTAAATTGTTGCTATCAGCATTAAATTTTATCAGCTACTTTGAACATCAGTAAGCCTCAAAAATATCCCATACCTTAAGAATTTAAGCCTCCTCTAGAGTAAAGttaaatatgtgaaaatacaGACATAGCCTAAATAAGAAAAGATATTtagcatttccttttaaaattcaagtatgTTATCTTGATTTTTCTCAGAACTTGGTCAGCCCTATTTTCTCACTTGTTGTAAAACTAGGAGATTACATCAGTTAACTGTTCCCCTCCCCATATTAAAAATTAGAGGTGAAGAACATGAATAAACAATtgaagggaaggggtgggggaagaaaaaCATATCATACCAAGTTTTGCTAGCTCGCCAACCTCCAGCACATCTTTGTAGAACTTGTCATTGTAGCTGACTGGAAAGATGACCTGGTTTAATCTCTTCAACTGTTTAATATTGTGTGGTGTCACATCTCCCAGCTCGATCCGGCTACTGGAACAAACCAAAATGTactcaataaaatataattagcTTCATTTGTTAAGATTAACATATTAAAAGGGTACAAAGCCTTTTTTACATGATTGATAAATCCAACCCTTTCTTAAGTGATTTTCTATTCCTATGAAGATTTCCACTTTTAAGCAGATTTTGCCAGTCATTCCATCCAGATTCCAACTCATAGCTCTTATACAATTGTATATATTTAGAGACAAATACAGTAAACAACAATTACTAAGAAggccagaataatattttccataaatggcaaaattttcagaaaaacttAAAGGTATCTATTACTGATCAAAAAGAGTGACGATACCTAATTGGCAAAAGGGTGGCAAATAAGATTTTCATACTCTGCTGGCAGGGATGAAAACAGATACAGTATCTCTGAAAGACAATCTAGCACTAAGTACTAAAAAAAAGTCTAAAGAGTATACATCTCCTTTTGTCCAACGTATCtcattctaggaatttattctaaggaaatatCAAAATATGCAAATACCATGCATAtcaaatagaatatacatttgaCACAGGAAACACACACATCAGAGTCACATGGGGTGGTATTCACAATCTAGACTCCTGGATCCCATCCCATACCTTCAGAAGCAGAATCTCTGGAAATGGAACATGGGAATctgtatttcaaaaacaaaaaaatccaaacaacaaACCCCAACCTGAAAACTACTTATCAAGAACACAACAGTAGCATTGTTAA includes the following:
- the NAA50 gene encoding N-alpha-acetyltransferase 50 isoform X2, whose protein sequence is MKGRIELGDVTPHNIKQLKRLNQVIFPVSYNDKFYKDVLEVGELAKLAYFNDIAVGAVCCRVDHSQNQKRLYIMTLGCLAPYRRLGIGTKMLNHVLNICEKDGTFDNIYLHVQISNESAIDFYRKFGFEIIETKKNYYKRIEPADAHVLQKNLKVPSGQNADVQKTDN
- the NAA50 gene encoding N-alpha-acetyltransferase 50 isoform X1, which translates into the protein MKGSRIELGDVTPHNIKQLKRLNQVIFPVSYNDKFYKDVLEVGELAKLAYFNDIAVGAVCCRVDHSQNQKRLYIMTLGCLAPYRRLGIGTKMLNHVLNICEKDGTFDNIYLHVQISNESAIDFYRKFGFEIIETKKNYYKRIEPADAHVLQKNLKVPSGQNADVQKTDN